GTGTACCTGGCCTCCATCTTCATTGCGCTGTTCATCGGCAAATGGATGCTGCGGCAGAGCGCCGACAACACGGCGATAGGGCCCAGCATCGGGGCGCTGGCCCTGGGCCTGCTCGTCTTCTATATAATCTCCGTCATCCCGTTTATCGGCTGTCTGAGCGACCTGGCGGCGGTACTCTTCGGCCTGGGCGCGTTCATCCTGTTCATCAGGACAAAGGCCGGCTGCAGCGCATAAATAAGGATCAGTCATGATCGGCTACCCGGAAGCGTACCTGGATATCGAGACGACAGGGCTGTATGCGCACGAAAGCAGGATAACCGTCATCGGCATTTATTTCTGCAACGGCGACGACGGCAGGCTTGTTCAGCTTTACGACAGCAGCCTCTCCCGCGATAACCTGCTTGACACCATGAAGGGAACCGAGCACATGTACACCTATAACGGCAGCCGCTTCGATATCCCCTTCATCCGCACCTGCCTGGGACCGGATTTAGAGCTCATGCACCGTCACACCGACCTGATGTACAGGTGCTGGGACCACAACCTGCGCGGAGGCTTCAAGCGGGTGCTGCAGCACCTCGGCATATCCAGGGAAACCGAAGGGCTGAACGGTATGGACGCGATCTGGCTGTGGGAGAAGTATAAAAAACACGACGATCTCAATGCACTCGATCTGCTGCTCCGCTACAACCGGGACGATATCGTTAACCTCAGGCAACTCAGGGATGCGCTGGCCGAGATCGGTCCACCGGATCAGCCTCAATAGAATAAACGGCAACACAAAGGGGCCGGCCATTATGGCCGGCCCCTTTAAATTCAGATTCCAACAACTTATTTGACTATTTTATCCAGCTCTTTGATGTGGGTGTCAATGCCCTTGCCGAAGAGCTTCAGTACGATCGGCTCGCCGTTGCCGTACTTCTTGTAGACGCGGCAGGTCTCGCAGATACTGGTGTCGCGGCCGGTGGCGCCCTTGTCGTCCAGCTTGCAGTAGGTGCCCTCGATCTCCCAGCAGGGGAGGAACTGGTATTTATCGACGGGGCATTCGCTCTTGATCATCTCGGGGCAGTTGCAGAGCTCCCAGCACGGCGATTTATCCGTCCAGAAATTAACGCCTTTCTCCTCTTTTACCGAGGTCTCTTTATTAACCTTCGCTTTAGTTTCAGCCATTGTATTATCCTCCTTGTTGCAAGTTCAGTACTCTTTTGTACGTTTACAATTTAACATGCACGCTGCGCAGCGCCATCCGCTTTAACGCTTAATCTGCTTTTGCGCAAAAGCGCAAGTGTCAGCGGGCTTTGCCGACCATAAAAAAATCCCCCCTTCCTGAGAAGGGGGGACGCTGTCCCGTCTATCAGGATTAAGTTCAGAGCGCCTTAACCTTTTCCAGTGCTTTCAATGAGGTGTTGATGCCGCGGCCGAGC
The nucleotide sequence above comes from Dehalococcoidia bacterium. Encoded proteins:
- a CDS encoding ribonuclease H-like domain-containing protein, encoding MIGYPEAYLDIETTGLYAHESRITVIGIYFCNGDDGRLVQLYDSSLSRDNLLDTMKGTEHMYTYNGSRFDIPFIRTCLGPDLELMHRHTDLMYRCWDHNLRGGFKRVLQHLGISRETEGLNGMDAIWLWEKYKKHDDLNALDLLLRYNRDDIVNLRQLRDALAEIGPPDQPQ